The following are from one region of the Rhizobacter sp. AJA081-3 genome:
- a CDS encoding methyl-accepting chemotaxis protein produces MNLNNLKIGRRLALGFGALLALMAGMFAVAFWQLSLNTKHSLEAEEYDRRAALVGEWTGLTELNVTRTLAIAKAAGQPQVEQYFGPQMKETTAKISEIQKELEAIVVSEKGKALMATVADKRKVYVDLRKDLMALIKNADPLAAEALLSSRVLPAAQEYIASMRATRDFQLGLAAEHGQDVKNGLDRAKLILSVLLLAGLAVGSMMAWSIARSVTSPVHEAVKAAEVIASGDLSHSVSSQRGDELGDLLRTIGRMQESLRTLVGQVRTSTDSIGTASVEIATGNQDLSARTEQTASNLQQAASSMEQLNGTVKQSADSARQANQLAASAAEVAQRGGHVVSQVVSTMDEINASSKKIADIIGVIDGIAFQTNILALNAAVEAARAGEQGRGFAVVASEVRSLAQRSAEAAKEIKGLIGASVERVEAGSKLVADAGQTMGEIVGSVQRVSDIIGEITAAAAEQSDGIGQVNTAVTQLDQMTQQNAALVEQSAAAAESLKDQAMRLAQVVASFRLAGHAGVAPPQATVTAHSPVARGRVIAPTPKAAQPKPASLKAASPKAAPQAAVRPAPNPIASTAAVSGDWETF; encoded by the coding sequence ATGAACCTCAACAACCTCAAGATCGGCCGTCGCCTGGCGCTCGGCTTCGGAGCGCTGCTGGCGCTGATGGCGGGCATGTTCGCCGTCGCGTTCTGGCAGTTGTCTCTCAACACAAAGCACAGCCTGGAGGCCGAAGAGTACGACCGCCGCGCCGCCCTGGTCGGCGAGTGGACCGGTCTGACCGAGTTGAACGTCACCCGGACGCTCGCCATCGCCAAGGCGGCAGGGCAGCCACAGGTCGAGCAGTACTTCGGCCCGCAGATGAAGGAGACCACGGCGAAGATCTCCGAGATCCAGAAGGAACTCGAAGCGATCGTCGTTTCCGAGAAGGGCAAGGCGCTGATGGCCACTGTGGCCGACAAGCGCAAGGTCTACGTCGATCTGCGCAAGGACCTGATGGCGCTGATCAAGAACGCCGATCCGCTGGCCGCCGAGGCGCTGCTGAGCAGCAGGGTGCTGCCTGCAGCGCAGGAGTACATCGCCTCGATGCGTGCGACCCGTGACTTCCAGCTCGGTCTCGCCGCCGAGCATGGCCAGGACGTGAAGAACGGTCTCGATCGCGCCAAGCTGATCCTCTCGGTGCTGCTGCTCGCGGGCCTGGCCGTGGGCAGCATGATGGCCTGGTCGATCGCCCGTTCCGTGACCAGCCCGGTCCATGAGGCGGTGAAGGCCGCCGAGGTGATCGCATCGGGCGACCTCTCGCACTCGGTGAGCTCGCAGCGCGGCGATGAACTCGGCGACCTGCTTCGCACCATCGGCCGCATGCAGGAATCGCTGCGCACGCTGGTCGGCCAAGTGCGCACCAGCACCGACAGCATCGGCACCGCCAGCGTCGAGATCGCCACCGGCAACCAGGATCTCTCCGCGCGCACCGAGCAGACGGCGAGCAACCTGCAGCAGGCCGCCTCGTCGATGGAGCAGCTCAACGGCACCGTCAAGCAGAGCGCCGACTCGGCGCGCCAGGCCAACCAGCTCGCCGCTTCCGCTGCCGAAGTGGCCCAGCGCGGCGGCCACGTCGTCTCGCAGGTGGTCTCCACCATGGACGAGATCAACGCCAGCTCCAAGAAGATCGCCGACATCATCGGCGTCATCGACGGCATCGCCTTCCAGACCAACATCCTGGCGCTGAACGCCGCGGTCGAAGCCGCCCGTGCCGGCGAGCAGGGCCGCGGCTTCGCCGTCGTCGCCTCCGAGGTGCGCAGCCTGGCCCAGCGCTCGGCCGAAGCCGCCAAGGAGATCAAGGGCCTGATCGGCGCCAGCGTCGAGCGCGTCGAGGCCGGCTCCAAGCTCGTCGCCGACGCCGGCCAGACCATGGGCGAGATCGTCGGCTCGGTGCAGCGTGTCTCCGACATCATCGGCGAGATCACCGCCGCCGCCGCCGAGCAGAGCGACGGCATCGGCCAGGTCAACACCGCCGTCACCCAGCTCGACCAGATGACGCAGCAGAACGCCGCCCTCGTCGAACAGTCCGCCGCCGCCGCCGAATCGCTCAAGGACCAGGCCATGCGCCTCGCGCAGGTGGTGGCGAGCTTCCGCCTGGCCGGCCACGCCGGCGTGGCACCGCCCCAAGCCACCGTGACGGCGCACTCGCCCGTCGCCCGCGGGCGGGTGATCGCGCCGACACCGAAAGCTGCGCAGCCAAAGCCCGCGTCGCTGAAGGCCGCGTCACCGAAGGCCGCGCCGCAAGCTGCAGTGCGTCCGGCACCGAACCCCATCGCAAGCACCGCAGCCGTATCGGGTGATTGGGAAACCTTCTGA
- a CDS encoding chemotaxis protein CheA yields the protein MAEMNSESANAGAGIDLSQFYQVFFEEAGENLDRMEQLLLEVDIEAADDEELNSIFRCAHSVKGGAATFGFNDVAELTHQMETLLDKLRRHELQPTAPMVDVLLASGDALRAQLARHQGSGGPEVDTTELLFNIRALVAGEAPPAPLAVAVPVAQAAAPAAPAAAPANPARQLELRVGPLDQPEQADNLIDLFKEITDLGTIEPIDGGQSSDGMRRFKITTTSSESDLLDLFTFHVAREAVALLPLGPGYGFHQGAPGAPQEDPAAPADLGYGFFDDAPGAPGSTAANSAGVPAATAAPEAAAKPVARPAARVEKPAAAAVEASTLRVSVEKVDQLINLVGELVITQAMLAQNSKSVDAALYQQMAAGLADLERNTRDLQESVMSIRMIPMSVVFNRFPRMLRDLAAKLGKKVEFVTHGEATELDKGLVEKITDPLTHLVRNSCDHGIELPAERLAKGKPEHGTITLSASHQGGSIVIEVRDDGKGLSREKLLKKAREKGIDAPDSMTDQEVWSLIFAAGFSTAEVVTDVSGRGVGMDVVKKNILGLGGTVEIDSAEGYGMSVKVRLPLTLAIMDGMSVGVGEECYILPLSSVVESFQVQPGMIRTIGGTGRVVEVRDEYMPVLELERIFNVPRFDFENVSAIMVVVEAEGGRVALLVDELLGQQQVVVKNLEANYRRVDDVSGATIMGDGRVALILDVGSLVRRSRH from the coding sequence ATGGCCGAGATGAATTCGGAAAGCGCGAACGCAGGCGCCGGCATTGACCTGAGCCAGTTCTATCAGGTCTTCTTCGAGGAAGCGGGCGAGAACCTCGACCGCATGGAGCAGTTGCTGCTCGAGGTCGACATCGAGGCCGCCGACGACGAGGAGCTGAACTCGATCTTCCGCTGCGCGCATTCCGTCAAGGGTGGCGCGGCCACCTTCGGCTTCAACGACGTGGCCGAGCTGACCCACCAGATGGAGACGCTGCTCGACAAGCTGCGCCGCCACGAGCTGCAGCCCACCGCGCCGATGGTCGACGTGCTGCTCGCCTCCGGCGACGCGCTGCGCGCCCAGCTCGCACGCCACCAGGGTTCGGGCGGCCCCGAGGTCGACACCACCGAACTGCTGTTCAACATCCGTGCGCTGGTCGCCGGCGAAGCGCCGCCGGCGCCGCTGGCCGTGGCCGTGCCGGTCGCACAGGCCGCAGCCCCCGCTGCCCCGGCCGCGGCGCCTGCCAACCCGGCCCGCCAGCTGGAGCTGCGTGTCGGCCCGCTCGACCAGCCCGAGCAGGCCGACAACCTGATCGATCTGTTCAAGGAAATCACCGACCTGGGCACCATCGAGCCGATCGACGGCGGCCAGTCCAGCGACGGCATGCGCCGTTTCAAGATCACGACCACCAGCAGCGAGAGCGACCTGCTGGACCTGTTCACCTTCCACGTCGCCCGCGAGGCGGTGGCCCTGCTGCCGCTGGGCCCGGGCTACGGCTTCCACCAGGGCGCGCCGGGCGCGCCCCAGGAAGACCCGGCTGCACCGGCCGACCTCGGCTACGGCTTCTTCGACGACGCGCCGGGCGCTCCCGGCTCGACCGCGGCGAACAGTGCAGGCGTACCCGCGGCGACGGCCGCGCCGGAGGCCGCCGCCAAGCCGGTCGCCCGCCCGGCGGCCAGGGTCGAGAAGCCCGCGGCTGCCGCGGTCGAGGCCTCGACGCTTCGCGTGTCGGTCGAGAAGGTCGACCAGCTCATCAACCTGGTGGGCGAACTCGTCATCACCCAGGCGATGCTCGCGCAGAACAGCAAGAGCGTCGACGCGGCGCTGTACCAGCAGATGGCCGCCGGCCTGGCCGACCTGGAGCGCAACACGCGGGACCTGCAGGAATCGGTGATGTCGATCCGCATGATCCCGATGTCGGTCGTCTTCAACCGCTTCCCGCGCATGCTGCGCGACCTGGCCGCCAAGCTCGGCAAGAAGGTCGAGTTCGTGACGCACGGCGAGGCCACCGAGCTCGACAAGGGCCTGGTCGAGAAGATCACCGACCCGCTGACGCACCTGGTGCGCAACAGCTGCGACCATGGCATCGAACTGCCGGCCGAGCGGCTGGCCAAGGGCAAGCCCGAGCACGGCACGATCACGCTGAGCGCGTCGCACCAGGGCGGCTCGATCGTCATCGAGGTGCGCGACGACGGCAAGGGCCTGTCGCGCGAGAAGCTGCTGAAGAAGGCCCGCGAGAAGGGCATCGACGCGCCCGACTCGATGACCGACCAGGAGGTCTGGAGCCTGATCTTCGCCGCCGGCTTCTCGACCGCCGAGGTGGTGACCGACGTCTCCGGCCGCGGGGTCGGCATGGACGTGGTGAAGAAGAACATCCTCGGCCTGGGCGGCACCGTCGAGATCGACTCCGCCGAAGGCTACGGCATGAGCGTCAAGGTGCGCCTGCCGCTGACGCTGGCCATCATGGACGGCATGAGCGTGGGCGTCGGCGAGGAGTGCTACATCCTGCCGCTGTCCTCGGTGGTCGAGTCCTTCCAGGTTCAGCCGGGAATGATCCGCACGATCGGCGGCACGGGCCGCGTGGTCGAGGTGCGCGACGAGTACATGCCGGTGCTCGAGCTCGAACGCATCTTCAACGTGCCGCGCTTCGACTTCGAGAACGTCAGCGCCATCATGGTCGTGGTGGAAGCCGAGGGCGGGCGTGTCGCGCTGCTCGTCGACGAACTGCTCGGCCAGCAGCAGGTCGTGGTGAAGAACCTCGAGGCCAACTACCGCCGCGTCGACGACGTCTCGGGCGCCACCATCATGGGTGACGGCCGCGTCGCGCTGATCCTCGACGTCGGCAGCCTGGTGCGCCGTTCGCGCCACTGA
- a CDS encoding response regulator, with product MHSILAVDDSASMRQMVSFTLKSAGYNVVEAVDGQDAWEKAGSRDFDLVLTDQNMPRLDGIGLTKKLRDNPKFKATPILILTTESSDQMKQAGRSAGATGWLVKPFDPTKLLEVIKKVIR from the coding sequence ATGCATTCAATCCTCGCTGTGGACGACTCGGCCTCGATGCGCCAGATGGTCTCTTTCACGCTCAAGAGCGCCGGCTACAACGTGGTCGAGGCGGTGGACGGGCAGGACGCCTGGGAGAAAGCCGGCTCGCGCGATTTCGACCTCGTGCTGACCGACCAGAACATGCCGCGCCTGGACGGCATCGGCCTGACCAAGAAGCTTCGCGACAACCCGAAGTTCAAGGCCACGCCGATCCTGATCCTGACCACCGAGTCCAGCGACCAGATGAAGCAGGCCGGCCGCAGCGCCGGCGCGACCGGGTGGCTGGTCAAGCCCTTCGATCCGACCAAGCTGCTCGAAGTCATCAAGAAGGTGATCCGCTGA
- a CDS encoding sensor histidine kinase, whose protein sequence is MAAPILDHALRVLHLEDSPLDHELTLAHLRRGGLEVQALRIDSESAFLAALEQEWDVVLSDFNLPGFSGLVALDLLKASGLDVPFILVSGEIGEDTAVEAMRNGASDYLLKNNLARLVPALMHAVEATETRHARERADRELGKSKQRLRELAQHLQTSIEQERAAIAREIHDDVGGSLTALKFDLAWIARHTTDEGVRLRVNSALETVTLAIESSKRIMHNLRPAILEQGLVAALQWIASRFEKRTGIACELRLPTQTPEWPAGVPLVAYRTAQEALTNITKHAQASRVQIDLSLAGGVMSLEISDNGRGLSQQDLAKARSFGIRGLHERAGTVGGWVDLSSGPAGTTLILSVPLNPIGDTSPAPAHPLREPEDPSQWGTL, encoded by the coding sequence ATGGCGGCCCCCATCCTCGACCATGCGCTGCGCGTCCTGCACCTGGAGGATTCGCCGCTGGACCACGAACTGACCCTGGCCCACCTGCGCCGCGGCGGGCTGGAGGTGCAGGCGCTGCGCATCGACTCCGAGTCGGCCTTCCTGGCTGCGCTGGAGCAGGAATGGGACGTGGTGCTGTCCGACTTCAACCTGCCCGGCTTTTCGGGCCTGGTGGCGCTGGACCTGCTCAAGGCCAGCGGGCTGGACGTGCCCTTCATCCTGGTCTCCGGCGAGATCGGCGAGGACACCGCGGTCGAGGCGATGCGCAACGGCGCCAGCGACTACCTGCTGAAGAACAACCTGGCGCGGCTGGTGCCGGCGCTGATGCATGCGGTGGAGGCCACCGAAACGCGCCATGCCCGCGAGCGCGCCGACCGCGAACTGGGCAAGTCCAAGCAGCGCCTGCGCGAACTCGCGCAGCACTTGCAGACGAGCATCGAGCAGGAGCGCGCGGCAATCGCCCGCGAGATCCACGACGACGTCGGCGGCTCCTTGACGGCGCTCAAGTTCGACCTGGCCTGGATCGCCCGCCACACCACCGACGAAGGGGTGCGCCTGCGCGTGAATTCCGCACTCGAGACGGTGACGCTGGCGATCGAATCGAGCAAGCGCATCATGCACAACCTGCGCCCGGCCATCCTCGAGCAGGGCCTGGTGGCGGCACTGCAGTGGATCGCCTCGCGCTTCGAGAAGCGCACCGGCATCGCCTGCGAGCTGAGGCTGCCCACGCAGACGCCCGAGTGGCCCGCCGGCGTGCCGCTGGTGGCCTACCGCACCGCGCAGGAGGCGCTGACCAACATCACCAAGCACGCGCAGGCCTCGCGGGTGCAGATCGACCTGTCGCTGGCCGGCGGCGTGATGTCGCTGGAGATCAGCGACAACGGCCGGGGCCTGAGCCAGCAGGACCTGGCCAAGGCGCGCTCCTTCGGCATCCGCGGGCTGCACGAACGCGCCGGCACGGTGGGCGGCTGGGTCGACCTGTCCAGTGGGCCGGCCGGCACCACGCTGATACTGTCGGTCCCCTTGAACCCGATCGGGGACACGTCGCCCGCGCCCGCGCACCCGCTGCGCGAGCCGGAAGATCCTTCGCAGTGGGGCACTCTGTGA
- a CDS encoding response regulator transcription factor, with translation MIKVILCDDHALIRRGIRDTLSDAPDIEVIGEAGDYGELRTLLRSHACDVLVLDINLPGGRSGLDVLHVLKDEGLPMRVLVVSMYPEDQYAIRALRAGAFGYVNKGGDPAQLVTAVRTVSQGRKYVTPEIAQMLVESLTTPVVENSHEKLSDRELQTLVLIASGKRLSDIAEELKLSPKTVSVYRARVLEKLSLANNSEMTVYAIRNGLVGD, from the coding sequence GTGATCAAAGTCATTCTTTGCGACGACCATGCGCTGATCCGCCGCGGCATCCGCGACACGCTGTCGGACGCCCCCGACATCGAGGTGATCGGCGAGGCCGGCGACTACGGCGAACTGCGCACGCTGCTGCGCAGCCACGCCTGCGACGTGCTGGTGCTCGACATCAACCTGCCCGGCGGGCGCAGCGGGCTGGACGTGCTGCACGTGCTGAAGGACGAGGGCCTGCCGATGCGCGTGCTGGTCGTCTCGATGTACCCGGAAGACCAGTACGCCATCCGCGCACTGCGTGCCGGCGCCTTCGGCTACGTCAACAAGGGAGGCGACCCGGCACAGCTGGTCACGGCCGTGCGCACCGTCTCGCAGGGCCGCAAGTACGTGACCCCCGAGATCGCGCAGATGCTGGTCGAGAGCCTGACCACGCCGGTGGTAGAGAACTCGCACGAGAAGCTCTCCGACCGCGAGCTGCAGACACTGGTGCTGATCGCCTCGGGCAAGCGCCTGTCGGACATCGCCGAAGAGCTCAAGCTCAGCCCGAAGACGGTGAGCGTCTACCGCGCCCGTGTGCTCGAGAAGCTGTCGCTTGCGAACAACTCCGAGATGACCGTTTACGCCATCCGCAACGGCCTGGTCGGCGACTGA
- a CDS encoding bifunctional diguanylate cyclase/phosphodiesterase, with translation MTALLLWLAAGIGVLAERRSSKMAWRVRGIAIVLSACALWWPAHALQTEGTLAASAGARSMLAWLPALALFSLGLATTRAWALGSWAGTVLGGVVTVVAAYAYAMLLLPSLFRIAPIDLPVSEGALVLGLAMASIAMFLPTQNERVGQWVRAMSVSAAAGVVALALTGFMATMPSVPDTAWHELAVLSLVAALGAMVLAMLRQPSDSQDMVARPVRVTATDLLTGLPTRQFFEERLTAAARRCDAKQAKLAVLFIDLDGFKPVNDTFGHACGDRVLEQVGVRLRSLTRGSDVAARVGGDEFLLLIPGISSTESVTRIAKALIEILSRPYKVEDREIGISCSVGIAIYPDGCRASKLIARADAAMYAAKRAGGTRHAFFSPEMDSDAKQNFDMVRDLRRAIANNELELYFQPKIDARSGKVTAAEALLRWNHPKLGLVLPGQFVPLAERTGLIGPLGDWVIEAACRQARAWRDKGLRMRVAINLSAYQMRQDDIVDRIIEALKRHRIRPSLLTCEITESAAMEDTLATQETFRRLGELGTHLSIDDFGTGYSSLAYLRKLPAEELKIDRSFVQDLEHSPDARAVVDAVLKLAHALGLKVVAEGVENPRQHQILAELGCDELQGYLFAKPMSARALLLWAIGDRGEASVFRNSLFGETRQTSLLAARTAPVPDNREAA, from the coding sequence GTGACCGCCCTGCTGCTGTGGCTGGCCGCCGGCATCGGCGTTCTGGCCGAGCGGCGGTCGAGCAAGATGGCATGGCGGGTGCGTGGCATCGCCATCGTGCTCAGCGCCTGTGCCCTGTGGTGGCCGGCGCACGCGCTGCAGACCGAGGGCACCCTGGCAGCGTCGGCGGGCGCCCGCTCGATGCTGGCCTGGCTGCCTGCCCTGGCGCTGTTTTCGCTCGGCCTGGCCACCACGCGGGCCTGGGCCTTGGGCTCCTGGGCCGGCACGGTGCTGGGCGGCGTCGTCACCGTGGTGGCGGCCTATGCATATGCGATGCTGCTGCTGCCCAGCCTGTTCCGCATTGCCCCGATCGATCTGCCGGTGAGCGAAGGTGCGCTGGTGCTCGGGCTGGCGATGGCGAGCATCGCGATGTTCCTGCCGACGCAGAACGAACGTGTGGGCCAATGGGTCCGCGCGATGTCGGTGTCGGCCGCGGCCGGGGTGGTGGCGCTGGCGCTGACCGGATTCATGGCCACCATGCCGTCCGTTCCGGACACCGCCTGGCATGAACTGGCGGTGCTCTCGCTGGTGGCCGCGCTCGGCGCCATGGTGCTGGCGATGCTGCGACAACCCTCGGACTCGCAGGACATGGTGGCGCGCCCGGTCCGCGTGACCGCCACCGATCTGCTGACCGGCTTGCCGACGCGGCAGTTCTTCGAGGAGCGTCTGACGGCGGCGGCCAGGCGCTGCGACGCCAAGCAGGCCAAGCTGGCGGTGCTGTTCATCGACCTCGACGGCTTCAAGCCGGTCAACGACACCTTCGGCCATGCCTGCGGCGACCGCGTGCTCGAGCAGGTCGGCGTGCGTCTGCGTTCGCTCACGCGCGGCTCCGACGTGGCGGCGCGCGTCGGAGGCGACGAATTCCTGCTGCTGATCCCGGGCATCTCGTCGACCGAGTCGGTGACGCGCATCGCCAAGGCGCTGATCGAGATCCTCAGCCGGCCCTACAAGGTGGAAGACCGCGAGATCGGCATCTCCTGCTCGGTGGGCATCGCCATCTACCCCGACGGCTGCCGTGCCAGCAAGCTGATCGCCCGCGCCGACGCGGCGATGTACGCCGCCAAGCGCGCCGGCGGCACGCGGCATGCCTTCTTCTCGCCGGAGATGGATTCCGACGCCAAGCAGAACTTCGACATGGTGCGCGATCTGCGCCGCGCCATCGCCAACAACGAACTCGAGCTGTACTTCCAGCCGAAGATCGACGCGCGCAGCGGCAAGGTCACCGCCGCCGAGGCACTGCTGCGCTGGAACCATCCGAAGCTCGGTCTCGTGTTGCCCGGCCAGTTCGTGCCGCTGGCCGAGCGCACCGGGCTGATCGGCCCGCTGGGCGACTGGGTCATCGAAGCCGCGTGCCGGCAGGCGCGCGCCTGGCGCGACAAGGGCCTGCGCATGCGCGTGGCGATCAACCTGTCGGCCTACCAGATGCGCCAGGACGACATCGTCGACCGCATCATCGAGGCCCTCAAGCGCCACCGCATCCGTCCCTCGCTGCTGACCTGCGAGATCACGGAATCTGCAGCGATGGAGGACACGCTGGCCACCCAGGAGACCTTCCGCCGCCTCGGCGAACTCGGCACGCACCTGTCGATCGACGACTTCGGCACCGGCTACTCGAGCCTGGCCTATCTGCGCAAGCTGCCCGCCGAGGAGCTGAAGATCGACCGAAGCTTCGTGCAGGACCTGGAGCACAGCCCCGACGCCCGCGCGGTGGTCGATGCGGTGCTCAAGCTCGCCCACGCGCTGGGGCTGAAGGTGGTCGCCGAGGGCGTGGAGAACCCGCGCCAGCACCAGATCCTGGCCGAGCTGGGTTGCGACGAACTGCAGGGCTACCTGTTCGCCAAGCCGATGTCGGCCCGCGCGCTGCTGCTGTGGGCCATCGGCGACCGTGGCGAGGCCTCGGTGTTCCGCAACTCGCTGTTCGGCGAGACGCGCCAGACCTCGCTGCTGGCGGCACGCACGGCACCGGTGCCGGACAACCGGGAAGCCGCCTAG
- a CDS encoding DUF1841 family protein, with amino-acid sequence MFAPSQNDVRRFFCDTRRKRRDGLPLIPMEALAADWIDEHPEYHAELDDLEAALASVYDVESGRTNPFLHLSMHLTITEQVSIDQPRGIRQAFELLAARRGSAHEAHHEVMECLGEMVWASQKSGLPPDGERYLECVRRRATR; translated from the coding sequence ATGTTTGCTCCTTCCCAGAACGACGTGCGCCGATTCTTCTGCGACACGCGCCGCAAGCGCCGCGACGGCCTGCCGCTGATCCCGATGGAGGCGCTGGCCGCCGACTGGATCGACGAGCATCCGGAGTACCACGCCGAACTCGACGACCTCGAAGCGGCGCTGGCGTCGGTCTACGACGTCGAGAGCGGCCGCACCAATCCCTTCCTGCACCTGTCGATGCACCTGACGATCACCGAGCAGGTGTCGATCGACCAGCCGCGCGGCATCCGGCAGGCCTTCGAGCTGCTCGCTGCCCGGCGTGGCTCGGCGCACGAGGCGCACCACGAGGTGATGGAGTGCCTGGGCGAGATGGTCTGGGCCTCGCAGAAGAGCGGGCTGCCGCCCGACGGCGAGCGCTACCTCGAATGCGTGCGCCGGCGCGCGACGCGCTGA
- a CDS encoding sulfite exporter TauE/SafE family protein has product MTAWSELPLIHDAAFYAVAVPAVLMMGLSKSGFLGGFGSLAVPLMALAIPVPQAAAIMLPLLLVMDATGLQQLWRHCDRELLRLLLPAGLLGTVVGTVLFGVLSTATVAAVVGALTLLFLAQRLLFPPRADSPPPPRPLGFVLGIASGFTSFVAHAGSPPINAYVLPLRLAPLTYAATMSVFFAAVNLSKWIPYAWLGLIDLRNMSTSLVLMPLAPLGVWLGVWATRRIDASWFYRLAYTGMFLTGAKLLYDGLK; this is encoded by the coding sequence ATGACGGCATGGAGCGAGCTGCCGCTGATCCACGATGCGGCCTTCTATGCCGTGGCTGTGCCGGCGGTGTTGATGATGGGCCTGTCCAAGAGCGGCTTCCTCGGCGGCTTCGGCTCGCTGGCGGTGCCGCTGATGGCGCTGGCGATTCCGGTGCCGCAGGCGGCGGCGATCATGCTGCCGCTGCTGCTGGTGATGGACGCGACCGGCCTGCAGCAGCTGTGGAGACACTGCGACCGCGAGCTGCTGCGCCTGCTTCTGCCCGCCGGCCTGCTCGGCACGGTGGTCGGCACGGTGCTGTTCGGCGTGCTGAGCACGGCGACGGTGGCCGCCGTGGTGGGCGCGCTGACGCTGCTCTTTCTCGCCCAGCGGCTGCTGTTCCCGCCGCGTGCCGACAGCCCGCCGCCGCCGCGCCCGCTGGGCTTCGTGCTGGGCATCGCGTCGGGCTTCACCAGCTTCGTCGCGCATGCCGGCAGCCCGCCGATCAATGCCTACGTGCTGCCGCTGCGCCTGGCACCGCTGACCTATGCCGCGACCATGTCGGTGTTCTTCGCCGCGGTGAACCTGTCGAAGTGGATCCCCTACGCCTGGCTGGGCCTGATCGACCTGCGCAACATGAGCACCTCGCTCGTGCTGATGCCGTTGGCGCCACTGGGCGTGTGGCTGGGCGTGTGGGCCACGCGCCGCATCGACGCGAGCTGGTTCTACCGGCTCGCCTACACCGGCATGTTTCTCACCGGTGCGAAGCTGCTGTACGACGGGCTGAAGTGA
- a CDS encoding DUF3299 domain-containing protein — protein sequence MNRTAPWLIAMALALPGAHAAAQDKPAAKAAAPARAGFPEITWDDLVPKDWDPLKQFKDMNFGVLSDADPRAAAMLKKMRETWDNAPTNNAMDGKAIRIPGYVVPLEEGKSGMTEFLLVPYFGACIHSPPPPSNQIIHVRPREAAKGVKSMDAVWISGTLKTLRSDTFMGASGYRLEAVAIDIYTDKK from the coding sequence ATGAACCGAACCGCTCCCTGGCTGATTGCGATGGCCCTGGCCCTGCCGGGCGCGCACGCCGCCGCGCAGGACAAGCCGGCCGCCAAGGCCGCCGCCCCGGCCCGCGCCGGCTTCCCGGAAATCACCTGGGACGATCTGGTACCCAAGGACTGGGATCCGCTCAAGCAGTTCAAGGACATGAACTTCGGCGTGCTCAGCGATGCCGACCCGCGCGCGGCCGCCATGCTGAAGAAGATGCGCGAGACCTGGGACAACGCACCGACCAACAACGCGATGGACGGCAAGGCGATCCGCATCCCGGGCTACGTGGTGCCGCTCGAAGAAGGCAAGTCGGGCATGACCGAGTTCCTGCTCGTGCCCTACTTCGGGGCCTGCATCCACTCGCCGCCGCCGCCCTCGAACCAGATCATCCACGTGCGCCCGCGCGAGGCCGCCAAGGGCGTGAAGTCGATGGACGCGGTGTGGATCAGCGGCACGCTGAAGACGCTGCGTTCGGACACCTTCATGGGCGCCAGCGGCTACCGGCTGGAAGCCGTGGCCATCGACATCTACACCGACAAGAAGTAG